A stretch of Candidatus Brocadiaceae bacterium DNA encodes these proteins:
- a CDS encoding DUF2997 domain-containing protein, which translates to MDQQKKIVLTFDKNTGKARVEAVGFQGESCAKATEFLRETLGKCTDFQRKAEWFSTNLELGGSINSNLCG; encoded by the coding sequence ATGGACCAACAGAAAAAGATTGTACTTACGTTCGACAAAAACACAGGAAAAGCGAGAGTTGAAGCCGTGGGATTCCAGGGGGAATCATGCGCAAAGGCCACGGAATTTCTCAGAGAAACACTTGGCAAATGCACGGACTTCCAGCGAAAAGCTGAGTGGTTTTCGACCAACCTTGAACTGGGTGGCAGCATCAACTCAAACCTATGCGGATAA